One part of the Dyadobacter sp. 676 genome encodes these proteins:
- a CDS encoding T9SS type A sorting domain-containing protein, with protein sequence MRASTGLNPYGSFTVYGDKLYGLTQSTLLEVDPATQDVTVLADIGNGLMADITVNNDKLYFMRNYEGGWVYEWDPATKTLKTKARLSTESGINPFYMTLTPVPAPVSAGKPGTCMTLANSTVDTGNFNEWLAITDASNEAVAEIKANGNNLGTVKSWLYTHSGAVRKRDGRYFLGRDFTMTPSGSITSGQVDVRIYVKQEEYDALVAANNADMEVEPIKDVTQIGVFTTGANSCSGGISGSARAIATTVEPWAGGGYVFSFKTDAFSTFYLANTNKPFPVRLVDFKAQLLENDALLSWQTVEEVNFSHFELQRSEDGRNYHTIATVKPSAGSLPGRYSFTDTQLDEVLAPNVYYRLKMTDTDGTFAYSTIRELATPDATAVLYPNPVADVVEVKLPKGAGKWQLINSAGTQMLGGQSEGESFKLNVAKLRTGTYFLKFTTVRGVKTLTMVKK encoded by the coding sequence TTGAGGGCAAGTACGGGGCTGAATCCGTATGGTTCGTTTACAGTTTACGGTGATAAACTGTACGGGCTCACACAATCGACGCTGCTGGAAGTAGACCCGGCAACCCAGGATGTAACCGTGCTGGCTGACATCGGCAATGGTCTCATGGCCGACATCACGGTCAACAATGACAAGCTGTATTTCATGAGAAATTATGAAGGAGGCTGGGTTTACGAATGGGACCCCGCAACTAAAACCTTGAAGACAAAAGCCCGGCTTTCAACTGAAAGCGGGATAAACCCTTTCTACATGACACTCACACCCGTACCGGCGCCTGTATCGGCCGGTAAGCCGGGCACGTGTATGACGCTGGCGAATTCCACGGTCGACACCGGTAATTTCAACGAATGGCTCGCAATTACCGACGCTTCCAACGAAGCGGTGGCCGAGATCAAAGCGAATGGCAACAACCTGGGCACTGTCAAAAGCTGGTTATACACGCACAGCGGCGCGGTTAGGAAACGGGACGGGCGTTATTTCCTGGGCAGGGATTTTACAATGACGCCTTCGGGTAGCATAACTTCCGGTCAGGTGGATGTCAGGATTTATGTGAAACAGGAGGAATACGATGCGCTCGTGGCCGCCAACAATGCCGATATGGAGGTTGAGCCGATCAAAGACGTAACGCAAATCGGGGTATTTACAACCGGTGCCAACAGTTGCAGCGGCGGTATCTCAGGATCAGCCCGCGCCATCGCGACGACCGTCGAGCCCTGGGCCGGCGGCGGGTATGTTTTCAGTTTTAAAACGGATGCCTTTTCTACCTTTTACCTGGCGAATACAAACAAGCCTTTCCCGGTCAGATTAGTCGATTTCAAGGCACAGCTATTAGAAAACGATGCCCTGCTGAGTTGGCAAACGGTCGAAGAAGTCAATTTTTCGCACTTCGAACTGCAGCGCAGCGAAGACGGCCGGAACTACCATACGATAGCCACCGTGAAACCCTCAGCCGGATCGCTCCCGGGCCGTTACAGCTTCACCGACACACAATTGGACGAAGTACTGGCACCAAACGTGTACTACCGTCTGAAAATGACTGACACGGATGGCACGTTCGCTTATTCGACCATTCGCGAACTGGCAACACCGGACGCAACCGCGGTGCTGTATCCCAATCCGGTTGCAGATGTTGTGGAAGTAAAACTGCCGAAAGGGGCGGGCAAGTGGCAGCTCATCAACTCGGCGGGAACCCAAATGCTGGGCGGGCAATCCGAAGGCGAAAGTTTCAAACTCAACGTTGCCAAACTGCGCACAGGCACCTACTTCCTGAAATTCACGACCGTTCGGGGCGTTAAGACTTTGACCATGGTCAAGAAATGA
- a CDS encoding choice-of-anchor tandem repeat GloVer-containing protein, which produces MKTYYMKGIPFAFLCVIAVLYAHAQGINQLWGVSTSAGSDNLGTIFNTATDGTKPLAQFNFSVPRKAVSMGQFTEYNGELYATALEADVGNAVFKGILFKWNPVTDEYTILHNFRRETGNNPGGTMVIIDDKLYGTTSEGGINEQGVIFEYDLINKVYSKRSDFANLAKDRLLWGTSRITGFGGKLYGVALADNGYLSDALYEWDPETFLFSKVENVNGPLQPGPHVPAGPLEPFQGKFYGITKSDGANYGELVVWDPVAGTFTSQAAFSPETGYNCLAKMTSKDGKLYGATTAGGASGAGTLFEWDPATNAITKKIDFPYAGTAPFNAFAPLLVGDKFYGITKGGETRTGLLYEWDPATNGFSIRSAILSKGNGMFQGKFTLWQGKLYSSVQVANPANGFISIEVFNWDIATNVFTRQYTTNVATGRAAMGSLTFADGKFYGMTSQGGQHDLGVIFEFDPETKVYKIMQELNVETGTKPFGKMVLRNGKLYGMTWAGGADGSGTLFELDYKTNVFTKKLDFEYSNGSRPYANLVEKNGKFFGMTPTGGASNRGVIFEWDPETNIYTKRYDFELLTGANPFGNLCWKDGKFYGMTMGGGVFLHRHGFPVGSCYERLYEITGFEGKYGAESVWFVYSLR; this is translated from the coding sequence ATGAAAACTTACTACATGAAAGGCATACCCTTTGCCTTCTTATGCGTCATTGCCGTTCTTTACGCACATGCACAAGGAATTAATCAGCTATGGGGCGTAAGTACGTCGGCCGGAAGCGACAACCTGGGTACTATTTTCAATACGGCGACAGACGGTACCAAACCGCTCGCGCAATTCAATTTCAGTGTGCCGCGTAAAGCCGTTTCAATGGGGCAATTTACCGAATACAACGGTGAACTATATGCGACGGCGTTGGAGGCCGATGTGGGCAATGCGGTATTCAAGGGCATCCTGTTCAAGTGGAACCCGGTGACTGATGAGTATACCATTTTGCACAATTTCAGGCGCGAAACGGGCAACAACCCTGGCGGGACGATGGTCATCATCGACGATAAGCTTTACGGGACTACCTCCGAGGGCGGAATCAATGAGCAAGGGGTTATTTTCGAGTACGATCTCATCAATAAGGTTTATTCGAAACGGAGCGATTTCGCCAACCTTGCGAAAGACCGCCTGCTGTGGGGCACGTCGCGGATTACCGGATTCGGCGGAAAGCTGTACGGCGTTGCCTTGGCAGACAACGGGTACCTTAGCGATGCGCTGTACGAGTGGGACCCGGAGACCTTTCTGTTTTCAAAAGTCGAGAATGTAAATGGTCCCTTACAGCCCGGTCCTCACGTACCAGCTGGCCCGTTGGAGCCGTTTCAGGGCAAATTTTACGGCATAACCAAATCGGACGGTGCCAACTACGGGGAGCTGGTAGTATGGGACCCTGTTGCAGGTACCTTCACTTCGCAGGCCGCTTTTTCGCCGGAGACAGGCTACAATTGCCTTGCCAAAATGACTTCGAAAGACGGCAAACTCTACGGCGCGACCACGGCCGGGGGAGCATCAGGGGCCGGCACATTGTTCGAATGGGACCCGGCAACGAATGCCATTACGAAAAAGATTGATTTTCCTTACGCCGGAACCGCTCCGTTCAACGCTTTTGCACCACTCCTGGTGGGCGACAAGTTTTACGGGATTACGAAAGGAGGGGAAACCCGTACAGGGCTCTTGTACGAATGGGACCCCGCTACGAATGGGTTCAGCATCCGGTCTGCTATTCTGAGCAAAGGTAACGGCATGTTTCAGGGAAAGTTTACGCTCTGGCAGGGGAAGTTGTATTCAAGCGTGCAGGTAGCCAATCCGGCCAACGGTTTCATATCGATCGAAGTGTTCAACTGGGATATTGCGACCAACGTTTTTACCAGACAATACACCACCAATGTGGCCACCGGGCGTGCGGCTATGGGGAGCCTCACATTTGCCGACGGCAAGTTCTATGGCATGACTTCCCAGGGTGGCCAGCACGACCTGGGCGTAATTTTTGAATTCGACCCGGAGACAAAGGTTTACAAAATAATGCAGGAGCTTAACGTAGAAACGGGAACCAAGCCGTTCGGTAAAATGGTATTGCGGAACGGAAAACTGTACGGTATGACTTGGGCCGGAGGAGCGGATGGATCAGGTACCTTGTTCGAACTGGACTACAAGACTAACGTATTCACTAAGAAGCTGGATTTTGAGTACAGCAACGGTAGTCGGCCTTATGCCAATCTGGTCGAAAAAAATGGTAAGTTCTTTGGGATGACCCCTACCGGCGGTGCTTCCAACCGCGGCGTGATCTTCGAATGGGACCCGGAAACCAATATCTACACAAAGCGATACGATTTTGAGCTCCTTACTGGTGCAAACCCGTTTGGAAACCTTTGCTGGAAGGATGGTAAATTCTACGGTATGACCATGGGGGGCGGCGTTTTTTTACACCGGCACGGTTTTCCAGTGGGATCCTGCTACGAACGTTTATACGAAATTACGGGATTTGAGGGCAAGTACGGGGCTGAATCCGTATGGTTCGTTTACAGTTTACGGTGA
- a CDS encoding nuclear transport factor 2 family protein: MTIEQIATRLADYCRKEQFTQALEELYADNAVSTEPFEFPGFDKETKGLKAMTAKDRKFSAMVESRHGTTVSEPLIAGNSFCFVLTMDMKMKNRDREKLTELCVYTVADGKIISEQFFI; this comes from the coding sequence ATGACAATCGAGCAAATTGCAACTCGTTTGGCGGATTATTGCCGTAAAGAACAATTTACCCAGGCCCTGGAAGAGTTGTATGCGGATAACGCAGTGAGCACCGAACCATTCGAATTTCCCGGCTTCGATAAAGAAACCAAAGGCCTGAAAGCCATGACGGCTAAGGACAGGAAGTTTAGCGCCATGGTGGAATCCCGGCATGGCACCACCGTTTCCGAGCCCTTAATTGCCGGCAATTCGTTTTGCTTCGTCCTGACGATGGACATGAAAATGAAAAACCGGGATCGTGAGAAACTAACCGAACTCTGCGTGTACACCGTGGCGGACGGAAAAATTATCTCGGAGCAATTCTTCATATAA
- a CDS encoding dihydrofolate reductase family protein: MRKIRIFEHISLDGVIEHDGDYAYGAWTTPYRSPAGAAMLLEAYGPNFDLLLARHTYDIFSGFWPNAGDFPMANAINAATKYIVTHRPGSLEWGPVASLSGDVTEAIRKLKSTEGPDLIVVGSSTLTPVLLDQELADEVVLITYPVLLGKGKRLLSDSVDARELAFVDSRTTPTGLLINTYKHLGSLKKSS; the protein is encoded by the coding sequence ATGAGGAAGATCAGAATTTTCGAGCATATCTCGCTTGACGGTGTGATAGAACACGACGGAGACTATGCTTATGGCGCCTGGACAACGCCGTACAGAAGCCCCGCCGGGGCGGCAATGCTATTGGAGGCCTACGGGCCGAACTTCGACCTGCTGCTTGCCCGGCACACGTACGATATATTTAGTGGTTTTTGGCCCAATGCCGGAGATTTTCCAATGGCAAATGCTATCAACGCGGCAACGAAATACATCGTCACCCATAGGCCCGGCAGTCTCGAATGGGGGCCGGTGGCGAGTTTGAGCGGGGACGTTACGGAGGCCATTCGCAAACTTAAGTCTACGGAAGGCCCCGACCTCATCGTGGTAGGAAGTTCGACGCTGACGCCGGTGTTGCTCGATCAGGAACTGGCCGACGAGGTGGTGCTCATTACCTACCCGGTTTTGCTGGGCAAGGGAAAACGCCTGTTGTCCGACAGTGTCGACGCCCGCGAGCTGGCTTTTGTTGATTCCAGGACCACGCCCACGGGTCTGCTGATCAATACCTACAAGCACCTTGGCTCCCTGAAGAAATCATCCTGA
- a CDS encoding DUF4136 domain-containing protein translates to MKTEFLKWQLWAATFFIALTIAACSRGPQVGFDRDPSVNLKNFSTFKVEAEKGVANDPVLGSELNQRRMANAVIDAMKAKGYVLDEKRPQIVVRFKMDVRDRQEIRSNYPYYRWWWFPPMYDVSTYNYQEGRLIVNIYQADTDRMIWQGWLSGEVKQARKKDSPDENAKSLVAEILRSFPESAGAIGHI, encoded by the coding sequence ATGAAAACCGAGTTCTTGAAATGGCAGTTGTGGGCAGCGACGTTTTTTATAGCGCTAACGATCGCGGCCTGCAGTCGCGGACCACAGGTTGGTTTTGACCGTGATCCTTCCGTCAACCTCAAAAATTTCAGCACCTTTAAGGTAGAGGCCGAAAAAGGAGTTGCTAACGACCCGGTACTGGGCAGCGAACTCAATCAACGGAGAATGGCTAACGCCGTAATCGACGCGATGAAAGCCAAGGGATACGTGCTCGACGAGAAACGGCCGCAGATTGTCGTGAGATTCAAAATGGATGTACGCGACCGTCAGGAAATCCGAAGCAATTATCCTTACTATCGCTGGTGGTGGTTTCCTCCGATGTACGACGTGAGCACTTACAATTATCAGGAAGGCAGGCTGATCGTGAACATCTACCAGGCCGATACCGACCGGATGATCTGGCAGGGATGGCTTTCCGGCGAGGTAAAACAAGCACGCAAAAAGGATTCTCCCGACGAGAATGCAAAGAGTCTCGTAGCCGAAATCCTGCGATCCTTCCCCGAGTCGGCCGGCGCGATCGGACATATTTAA
- a CDS encoding VOC family protein yields MTGNKLLRMDNIGIVVESLDDAISFFTELGMNLEGRATIEGEWSGRVTGLTSQRVEIAMMVTPDGHSRLELSKFLAPPIASDHRNAPVNAFGYLRVMFAVADIDEMVARLSRHGARLVGEIVQYENSYKLCYIRGVEGILIGLAEEIGKH; encoded by the coding sequence ATGACCGGCAACAAACTACTGAGAATGGACAATATCGGCATCGTCGTGGAGTCCCTGGACGATGCCATTTCGTTTTTTACAGAACTTGGAATGAATCTCGAAGGACGGGCAACAATCGAAGGGGAATGGTCCGGACGTGTGACGGGTCTGACCTCACAGCGTGTAGAAATCGCCATGATGGTTACCCCGGATGGTCACAGCCGGCTCGAATTATCGAAATTCCTCGCTCCTCCCATAGCATCGGATCATCGGAACGCACCGGTGAATGCGTTCGGGTACCTCCGGGTCATGTTCGCCGTGGCGGACATCGATGAAATGGTGGCCAGGCTTTCCAGGCATGGCGCCCGGTTGGTTGGCGAAATAGTTCAATATGAGAACTCGTACAAGCTCTGCTATATCAGGGGTGTGGAAGGCATTCTTATCGGGCTGGCGGAGGAAATCGGCAAGCATTAA